One window of the Podospora pseudocomata strain CBS 415.72m chromosome 7, whole genome shotgun sequence genome contains the following:
- a CDS encoding hypothetical protein (COG:O; EggNog:ENOG503NWKY), whose protein sequence is MFSRSSRSHAKKTQGFATEHQRRNHDNFERAGLSDLGSDSATVRSGGGGAWRTDFGPSNHNYYTGSSSAARSYGAPLYPEKSFSIASGTLHAPSHRSTASVSSNKSRESNSRSISTTQGAMNSDRTRSRRERTFVGSECAVCEEPLEHTLRGERILQFSCTHVAHEACFYEFIREFDSQYCPTCNAPLHLDTSRGGNVLDIEKISNMVRAVSVNDTRSQGTPTPTTQHWDDPGRPQSRGSSARPGGGGSNGHRDAPRGSQRDSRESREAPPSDHRYNGPRHARSDSEATGVASSGGYPETTQSGPPRRHDYDVQAMETSLASPRTVTRNPIPAPTVTVRSEFPTITRSRQQQTLTCLVTVEVPDIKWRPDPEDLQAAPPPLAPPRAEEQFHRAPSPAQSAPRFYPYESAEVLAEMTESLRNRVDNWHGLDFSRFGKLRLYGTLRVGKDKVSWQELECFLFAEMLICVKEKKSAQQPSQWEDQDAPRKSTRCTLKGSILIKKHLNEVSYSGSMDENILTLSLSVAELPQFHLRFENRNQLKLWQQALLDLNAVETSPVRSPEYDRGEFSETDEDDWQRTPGSGRPQRVSSLASSWGGAKSATTAPTEYTNFARSPLLPSIHVPVDVVVVVPISASMQGVKINLVRDALRFMVHTLGDRDRMGLVTFGSSGGGVPIVGMTTKAWPGWSNVLNSIKPVGQKSHRADVVEGANVAMDLLMGRKYNNPIATIMLISDASTSDADSVDFVVSRAEAAKITIHSFGLGMTHKPDTMIELSTRTKASYTYVKDWMMLRECLAGCLGAMQTLSHQNVKLKLKLPEGSPAKFHKISGALQITKRATGRDAEASIGDLRFGDKRDILVQLVIIPDNASQEQLPQDPWDNIVSGLEALGGPMDQDEQRTVSVEEVPLIQAELIWGDILRDGTSQHTRPSLLAITMLPASNSKKSWNNSQPIPPHPHIVQRRMELLTSDMLTRALTLVSRGQHDRAHTLLNETRSILKGLGKGGLPPVPPLPPSGGNKSQPSTPHPDNANPSPTAGTPDRKNTPSPTSGNHSSAGSFPPVPGQISRSRSTDGLGVMGTAAGIDTNTVAALDAELESSLEWINHPAVFGRDSRKAVLQAIGVISSQRAFTFRTPIESLWAGRVSGVKKLTEKSREWREEGGGEGGIMEEA, encoded by the exons ATGTTCAGCAGATCATCTAGATCGCACGCCAAGAAGACTCAGGGTTTTGCGACGGAGCATCAGCGAAGGAATCACGACAATTTCGAACGGGCAGGGCTCTCAGACCTAGGCTCCGACTCGGCGACGGTGCggtctggtggtggcggcgctTGGAGAACAGACTTTGGCCCGTCGAACCACAACTACTACACCGGCAGCAGTAGCGCTGCGAGGTCTTACGGGGCGCCGTTGTACCCGGAGAAGA GTTTCTCCATCGCATCAGGGACGCTTCACGCGCCATCGCACCGCTCGACGGCCTCGGTCAGCTCCAACAAGTCGCGCGAGAGCAACTCGAGATCCATCTCGACGACGCAGGGCGCCATGAATTCAGACAGGACCCGGTCGCGCAGGGAGCGCACCTTTGTGGGGAGCGAGTGCGCCGTGTGCGAGGAGCCGTTGGAACACACGCTCCGGGGCGAGAGGATATTGCAGTTCTCGTGCACCCACGTGGCCCACGAGGCGTGCTTCTACGAGTTCATCCGCGAGTTTGATTCCCAGTACTGCCCGACATGCAATGCGCCACTGCACCTGGACACCAGCCGCGGCGGAAACGTGCTGGATATAG AAAAAATCAGCAATATGGTGCGCGCAGTGTCAGTAAATGACACCAGATCACAGGGAACTCCGACCCCGACGACGCAGCATTGGGATGATCCGGGAAGGCCGCAGAGCCGGGGGTCGAGCGCGCGacctggtggtggtggatcaAATGGTCACCGGGATGCTCCTCGAGGAAGCCAGCGGGACAGCCGCGAGAGTCGGGAAGCGCCGCCTTCGGATCACCGCTACAACGGGCCGAGACACGCGCGGAGTGATAGCGAGGCGACGGGTGTTGCCTCTTCGGGAGGATACCCAGAAACGACGCAGAGCGGACCACCGCGGCGACACGATTATGATGTTCAGGCCATGGAGACCTCGCTCGCCAGCCCCCGGACGGTCACTCGGAATCCCATCCCCGCGCCCACGGTTACGGTGCGGTCAGAGTTTCCCACCATCACGAGGTCACGCCAGCAGCAGACGCTCACCTGTCTGGTAacggtggaggtgccggaTATCAAGTGGCGGCCCGACCCAGAAGACCTGCAGGCCGCCCCTCCGCCGTTGGCGCCACCGAGAGCCGAGGAGCAGTTCCACAGGGCGCCTTCACCAGCGCAAAGTGCGCCGCGGTTCTATCCGTACGAGTCGGCAGAGGTGCTGGCCGAGATGACGGAGAGCCTGCGCAACCGGGTAGACAACTGGCATGGTTTGGACTTCAGCCG ATTTGGAAAGCTTCGATTGTACGGCACACTCCGTGTGGGCAAGGACAAAGTGTCATGGCAGGAGCTCGAGTGTTTCCTGTTTGCAGAGATGCTCATCTgcgtcaaggagaagaaatcTGCGCAACAACCATCACAGTGGGAGGACCAGGATGCGCCACGGAAAAGCACACGCTGCACGCTCAAGGGATCGAttctcatcaagaagcaTCTCAACGAGGTGTCGTACAGTGGCAGCATGGACGAGAACATTCTCACCCTCAGCTTATCAGTAGCCGAGCTGCCCCAATTCCATCTTCGGTTTGAGAACCGAAACCAGCTCAAGCTGTGGCAGCAGGCCCTGTTGGACCTCAACGCTGTTGAGACGTCGCCCGTACGCAGTCCCGAATATGACCGTGGCGAGTtttcagaaacagatgagGATGACTGGCAAAGAACACCTGGCTCTGGCCGACCACAACGAGTGTCGTCCCTGGCTTCCTCATGGGGCGGCGCCAAGTCGGCCACAACTGCGCCTACCGAGTACACCAACTTTGCGAGGAGCCCTCTTCTGCCCTCGATTCATGTGCCTGtggatgttgtggtggtggtgcccaTATCGGCTTCGATGCAGGGTGTCAAGATCAACCTGGTTCGCGATGCTCTTCGGTTTATGGTACACACGCTCGGCGACCGTGACCGCATGGGCTTGGTGACCTTTGGATCATCTGGTGGCGGCGTACCTATCGTCGGCATGACGACCAAGGCGTGGCCTGGCTGGAGTAATGTTCTGAACTCGATCAAGCCCGTTGGACAAAAGAGCCACCGTGCTGATGTTGTCGAGGGCGCCAATGTGGCCATGGATCTGCTCATGGGCCGCAAatacaacaaccccatcgcGACCATCATGCTGATCAGCGATGCCTCCACCTCGGACGCCGACAGCGTCGACTTTGTGGTATCGCGCGCCGAAGCAGCCAAGATCACCATCCACTCGTTTGGTCTCGGTATGACCCACAAGCCGGACACCATGATCGAGCTGTCCACCCGGACAAAGGCCTCGTACACCTATGTAAAAGACTGGATGATGCTTCGAGAGTGTCTCGCCGGCTGCCTCGGCGCCATGCAAACTCTTTCTCATCAAAAcgtcaagctcaagctcaagcttcCCGAAGGCTCCCCGGCCAAGTTCCACAAGATCAGCGGCGCCCTCCAAATCACCAAGCGCGCCACGGGCCGCGATGCTGAAGCGTCTATCGGAGACCTCCGCTTCGGCGACAAACGCGATATCCTCGTCCAGCTAGTCATCATCCCAGACAACGCCTCCCAAGAGCAGCTTCCGCAAGACCCATGGGATAACATCGTCTCCGGTCTGGAAGCCCTCGGCGGCCCGATGGATCAGGACGAGCAACGAACCGTCTCGGTAGAGGAAgtccccctcatccaagcCGAGCTCATCTGGGGTGACATCCTCCGTGACGGCACATCCCAACACACTCGCCCTTCGCTCCTGGCAATTACCATGCTGCCCGCCTCGAACTCGAAGAAGTCGTGGAATAACTCCCagcccatccctccccacccacacaTCGTCCAGCGGAGGATGGAGCTCTTGACGTCAGACATGTTAACACGGGCACTAACCCTCGTCTCCCGCGGCCAGCACGACCGCGCCCACACTTTGCTCAACGAAACCCGCTCCATCCTCAAAGGCCTCGGGAAAGGCGGGTTGCCACCCGTCCCACCGCTCCCCCCATCGGGAGGCAACAAATCtcaaccctccaccccccacccggacaacgccaacccctcccccacggCCGGCACCCCAGACAGGAAGAacacaccctctcccacgtcGGGGAACCACTCCTCTGCCGGCAGCTTCCCACCGGTGCCAGGGCAGATCTCCCGTTCCAGATCGACAGACGGActgggggtgatgggaacAGCAGCGGGGATAGACACGAACACGGTTGCGGCGCTGGATGCCGAGCTGGAGAGCAGTCTCGAGTGGATCAACCACCCGGCCGTGTTTGGGCGGGACAGCAGGAAGGCGGTGCTGCAGGCGATCGGGGTGATCAGCAGCCAGAGGGCGTTTACGTTCCGGACGCCGATTGAGAGCCTgtgggcggggagggtgtcGGGTGTGAAGAAGCTGACGGAAAAGTCCAGGgagtggagggaggaggggggaggggagggggggatcaTGGAGGAGGCTtag